GCGCCAGGTGCATCAGGAGATCGCGCAAGGGTGCAGGATAGAGCACGTTGGCATCATAGAGCGCGGTGAACGACGCCACGGCTTAGTAACCCATATCTAGTTCCTGTGCCTGCTCTGCCAGTTTACGAAGAGCATCCAGGCGCTTCTCATTGCTGCGGTGCTTATAAGCCGTTACGTCCTCAAAACGCACGCGCCGGTGCGTTCCTACTTTGCGGTGAGGAATCTCCCCTTTCTCTAGCAGGTTCACCAGAAAGGGACGTGACACGTTGAGCAGATCCGCCGCCTGTTGTGTCGTGAGTTCGGTATGCACTGGAATAAGGGTCACGGCGTTTCCTTCGGCCATTTCTGCCAAGATGCGCTGCAGGAGGTAAAGGGCCGAAGCCGGGATGGCTACGGCTTCCCCCGGTTGATCATCTTCGAGGACCTGTACACGCAGCGGCTCCCTGGTCTTCAGATGCTTCGCGAGTTGGCGGCTCGTGACCTGTGCTAGCTCACGCTCCCGCACACTTGGTGCGACTGGCTCTAGGGGTGAAAGAACATGTGAGGCCATACATGAACCTCCCTTCTCAAC
This sequence is a window from Deinococcota bacterium. Protein-coding genes within it:
- a CDS encoding helix-turn-helix domain-containing protein; translated protein: MASHVLSPLEPVAPSVRERELAQVTSRQLAKHLKTREPLRVQVLEDDQPGEAVAIPASALYLLQRILAEMAEGNAVTLIPVHTELTTQQAADLLNVSRPFLVNLLEKGEIPHRKVGTHRRVRFEDVTAYKHRSNEKRLDALRKLAEQAQELDMGY